CATATATGTAGACGGCGTTAATACAGTCATAGTATTTTCCAGTATATTTGCAGCAGCAGCCCTAAAGTTTACTCCGCAGGAATTGATCGGCATGTATCTTATTGTCCAGTTCACAGCCCTTATTGGTGCATTTTTAATGGCAAAGCCGATAGACTACTTAGGGCCAAAAAAGGTTGTAATATTATCGCTTATCTTATGGACTTGCGTGTCAGTCTTTTCATTTTTTGTTTATGCAAAGGCACATTTTCTTATTATTGCATCTATCGCAGGGCTTGGACTCGGCACAGTTCAGGCAGCAAGCAGGACGTTCTTTACCCAGTTTATCCCTGAGGGACAGGAATCAGAATATTTCGGCGTATATTCCCTTGTGGGCAAGTCATCTGCAATCATTGGACCGCTTGTATTTGGTTATTTGTCATCAACATTCGGAAACCAGAGGCTTGCGGTTTTATCTATTGCAATATTCTTTCTTACAGGGTTTGTTGTTATTCAGAGGGTGAAGGGCGGAATGCCAAATTTAACCTAATTCAACCTAATCCGTTGCATTAGAATACTAATTTCTGGTATATAAAGGGTATTATGTATATCGGCAAGGAAAATACAAGAGAGTCTAAAATTGCCTTGTATGTTGCAGCATGGATAGCAGTGTCAGTATTTTTTATCCTTTTTCTGAGGCTGTGGTATCTGCAGGTTTTTAAAGGAAACTACTTTAGGGAACTTGCTGAAAATAACAGGATAAGGATTGTAAGGACAGCAGCGCCACGGGGGATAATCTTTGACAGATATGGCAAGGTGCTGGTTGAAAATAGACCATCCTTTACCCTTTCTGTTACAATGGAAGATGTGGTGGATATAGAAAAGGTAAAGAAGTCCCTTGCAAATCTAGTAAATATTAGTCAAGAGGATATTGATGCCAGAATTAAGGTATCTGCAAGACAGCCGCTTTTCCAGCCTGTCAGGATAAAAGAAGATATTACATGGGATGAGATTGCTAAAATAGAGGTGGCAAAGATAGACCTTCCCGGGGTTGCTTTGGAGATAGAGCCGCGGAGGAGGTATCTGTATGAGGACCTAATAACCCATCTGATTGGATACATGGGGGAAATAAATGAGGAACAACTCAAGAGATTTAACAAAGTGGATTATAGACCGGGTGATTATCTGGGGAAGTATGGTGTAGAAGAAAAATTTGAGGATTATCTGAAGGGTGTGCATGGGACCCAGCAAACGGCAGGGTGATTGCCTTTATAAGTTCACCATCATTTGACCCAAATATCTTTTCAAAGGGGGTTTCAAAAGGGGACTGGACAGAACTTATCAACAACCCGCTCCATCCTCTTGA
The nucleotide sequence above comes from Deltaproteobacteria bacterium. Encoded proteins:
- a CDS encoding MFS transporter, producing IYVDGVNTVIVFSSIFAAAALKFTPQELIGMYLIVQFTALIGAFLMAKPIDYLGPKKVVILSLILWTCVSVFSFFVYAKAHFLIIASIAGLGLGTVQAASRTFFTQFIPEGQESEYFGVYSLVGKSSAIIGPLVFGYLSSTFGNQRLAVLSIAIFFLTGFVVIQRVKGGMPNLT